The Gammaproteobacteria bacterium genome includes a region encoding these proteins:
- the tmk gene encoding dTMP kinase produces the protein MRGAFITVEGIEGVGKTSSLAVIERCLSAQGRRVVVTREPGGTVLGERIREWVLSCDHESLSAETEALLMFAARAHHLRHVIAPALEAGRWVVCDRFSDATFAYQGGGRGVSAPFLECLRDGVHGAYGGLDPDLTLLLDAPVDVGRARIRDREPDRFEREQTEFFERVRETYLRLAERYPARIRRIDASGTKAHVEQEVAEAVMRFAAEFDRR, from the coding sequence GTGCGAGGAGCATTCATCACGGTCGAAGGCATCGAAGGCGTCGGCAAGACGTCGAGCCTCGCAGTCATCGAGCGATGCCTATCGGCGCAAGGCCGCCGCGTCGTCGTGACACGCGAGCCCGGGGGCACCGTCCTCGGGGAACGGATCCGGGAATGGGTGCTGAGCTGCGATCATGAAAGCCTTTCGGCCGAGACGGAAGCGCTGCTGATGTTCGCGGCGCGCGCTCATCACCTGCGTCACGTTATCGCTCCGGCGCTCGAGGCGGGCCGATGGGTCGTCTGCGACCGATTCAGCGATGCGACGTTCGCTTACCAGGGCGGCGGGCGAGGCGTGTCGGCACCGTTCCTCGAATGCCTCCGCGACGGCGTGCACGGGGCGTACGGCGGTCTCGATCCGGATCTGACCCTTCTGCTCGACGCCCCCGTCGATGTGGGACGGGCGCGCATCCGCGATCGCGAGCCCGACCGCTTCGAGCGCGAGCAAACCGAGTTCTTCGAGCGCGTGCGCGAGACCTACCTTCGTCTTGCGGAACGCTACCCGGCCCGCATCCGGCGGATCGATGCGTCGGGCACGAAGGCCCACGTCGAGCAGGAGGTCGCGGAGGCGGTGATGCGCTTCGCGGCGGAGTTCGACCGCCGATGA
- a CDS encoding PilZ domain-containing protein — translation MTKPGLLTLTIKDKSALYLAYMPFVKNGGLFIPTNSSYKLGDEVFMLLSLMGEEEKIPVAGRVIWITPKGAQGKRTAGIGVQFSEQDQGNTQKRIETYLAGALGGDKPTHTL, via the coding sequence GTGACGAAACCGGGATTGCTGACGCTTACAATCAAGGACAAGAGCGCGCTGTATCTCGCGTACATGCCGTTCGTCAAGAACGGCGGCCTGTTCATCCCGACGAATTCGAGCTACAAGCTTGGCGACGAGGTCTTCATGCTCCTGAGCCTGATGGGCGAGGAGGAAAAGATTCCGGTGGCCGGGCGAGTGATCTGGATCACGCCGAAGGGCGCGCAGGGCAAGCGCACGGCCGGGATCGGCGTTCAGTTCAGCGAGCAGGACCAGGGCAACACGCAGAAGCGCATCGAGACGTACCTGGCCGGCGCACTCGGCGGCGACAAGCCGACGCACACGTTGTAG
- a CDS encoding cyclic nucleotide-binding domain-containing protein has protein sequence MSRPVDVKELKKLSPMASLKKENLHALVKKVRVRNAQPGEALFHEGDSEKRTVYVLRGTVQLREGGRVVQTIKGGTEEAANPLAPVLPRRCSAVAATPCEYIAVDSDLLDVMLTWDQTGSYEVSELRGDAPASDDWMTTLLQTKAFYKIPPANIQAIFMRLQQVNYKAGDVVIKQGDEGDYFYIITRGRCIVTRETPLNKEGIRLAELHVGDTFGEEALISESKRNATVYMDTDGSVMRLGKEDFRTLLNEPMLDWVDRDEAEEIVRAGGQWLDVRLPSEFEAYHNPGAINVPLYFIRLKLKTLDPSVKYVVCCDTGRRSSAGAFILNERGFQTYVLRGGLNRTDLRAQ, from the coding sequence ATGAGCAGACCCGTCGACGTCAAGGAGCTGAAGAAGCTGTCGCCGATGGCCAGCTTGAAGAAGGAAAATCTTCATGCGCTGGTGAAGAAGGTCAGAGTGAGAAACGCGCAGCCCGGAGAGGCGCTGTTCCACGAGGGCGATTCAGAGAAGCGCACGGTCTACGTGCTCCGCGGCACGGTCCAGCTCCGAGAGGGCGGGCGCGTCGTGCAGACGATCAAGGGCGGAACCGAGGAGGCGGCGAACCCGCTCGCTCCGGTCCTGCCGCGGCGCTGCTCGGCGGTCGCCGCAACGCCGTGCGAGTACATCGCCGTCGACAGCGATCTTCTGGACGTGATGCTCACGTGGGACCAGACGGGCTCGTACGAAGTCAGCGAGCTGCGCGGCGACGCCCCGGCGTCGGACGATTGGATGACCACGCTCCTGCAGACGAAGGCGTTCTACAAGATTCCGCCGGCCAACATCCAGGCGATCTTCATGCGCCTTCAGCAGGTCAACTACAAGGCCGGCGACGTCGTCATCAAGCAGGGCGACGAAGGCGACTACTTCTACATCATCACCCGCGGCCGCTGCATCGTCACCCGCGAGACGCCGCTGAACAAGGAAGGCATCCGCCTCGCCGAGCTTCATGTCGGCGACACGTTCGGCGAGGAGGCGCTGATCTCGGAGTCCAAGCGCAACGCCACCGTCTACATGGATACGGACGGCTCGGTTATGCGGCTCGGGAAGGAGGACTTCCGCACGCTGCTGAACGAGCCGATGCTCGACTGGGTCGATCGCGACGAGGCGGAGGAGATCGTGCGCGCGGGCGGCCAGTGGCTCGACGTGCGGCTGCCGAGCGAGTTCGAGGCGTACCACAACCCGGGCGCGATCAACGTGCCGCTCTATTTCATCCGGCTGAAGCTGAAGACCCTCGACCCTTCCGTGAAGTACGTCGTCTGCTGCGATACCGGAAGGCGCAGCTCGGCGGGCGCCTTCATCCTCAACGAGCGCGGCTTTCAGACGTACGTGCTGCGCGGCGGCTTGAACCGTACCGACCTGCGCGCGCAATAA
- a CDS encoding 3-hydroxyacyl-CoA dehydrogenase NAD-binding domain-containing protein, whose protein sequence is MAAAVRKHWRRDTDASGICRLTLDKAESSANTLSKDVLLELDAELRELADENPRGVIFRSAKSTGFILGADVKEFERISDAADGARLAMQGQIVLARIAALDVPTVAALDGYTLGGGLELALACRYRVAVIGYERTIGVPEVQLGIHPGFGGTVRLVELLGAPRALDLMLTGRSLSPVEAAEAGLVDRVVERDELDRACVELIEAQPAPRKAPLHLRLLSRRPVRNLLARRIRAEVSRKANPKHYPAPQAILDLWLRHGGRGPAAYVAEAESIGELLVSRTAKNLVRLFVLRERMRHLAPRSDTVRRVHVIGAGVMGGDIAAWCALRGLHVTVQDRAMEFVEPALKRARTLFEKRLKAPGAAQAAFERLEPDLEGRGAAAADVVIEAIVEDVEAKKALWRDLGPRLRPEAVIATNTSSIRLEEMAGALERPERFVGLHFFNPVASLPLVEVIRGESTGEDAMREALAFVVQIGKLPLPCRSSPGFVVNRVLMPYMLEALEAHADGYALETIDAAAKAFGMPMGPVELADKVGLDVALHVARILAEPLGRSVPKALASKVEAGELGVKRGAGFYRYDGERAIKQRTFPPPDGDLEDRLMLPLINEAVACYAERVTDDPDLLDAGVVFGTGFAPFTGGPLRYARERGPHEIVARLEQLAERHGPRFVPHGGWRRFEA, encoded by the coding sequence GTGGCCGCCGCCGTCCGGAAGCATTGGCGCCGCGACACCGATGCGAGCGGCATCTGCCGGTTGACGCTCGACAAGGCCGAGTCGAGCGCGAACACGCTTTCGAAGGACGTGCTGCTCGAGCTAGATGCGGAGCTGCGCGAGCTGGCCGACGAGAACCCTCGCGGCGTCATCTTCCGATCGGCGAAATCCACGGGATTCATCCTCGGCGCGGACGTGAAGGAGTTCGAGCGGATCTCCGACGCCGCGGACGGCGCGCGCCTCGCGATGCAGGGGCAGATCGTGCTTGCGCGGATCGCAGCGCTCGACGTTCCGACCGTCGCCGCTCTGGACGGGTACACGCTCGGCGGGGGGCTCGAGCTCGCGCTCGCCTGCCGATATCGAGTCGCCGTGATCGGCTACGAGCGCACCATCGGCGTGCCCGAGGTGCAGCTCGGCATCCACCCGGGTTTCGGCGGCACCGTGCGACTCGTTGAGCTGCTCGGCGCGCCGCGCGCGCTCGATCTGATGCTGACGGGTCGGTCGCTATCGCCGGTCGAGGCTGCGGAGGCCGGCCTGGTGGACCGCGTGGTCGAGCGCGACGAGCTCGATCGCGCATGCGTGGAGCTCATCGAAGCGCAGCCGGCGCCGCGGAAGGCGCCGCTCCACCTGCGCCTCTTGAGCCGCAGGCCGGTGCGGAACCTGCTCGCGCGGCGTATCCGCGCAGAGGTCTCGCGGAAGGCGAATCCGAAGCACTATCCGGCGCCCCAGGCGATCCTCGATCTTTGGCTACGTCACGGCGGCCGCGGCCCGGCCGCGTACGTCGCCGAGGCCGAGTCGATCGGCGAGCTCCTGGTCAGCCGGACGGCGAAGAATCTCGTGCGGTTGTTCGTGCTCCGCGAGCGCATGCGCCACCTCGCCCCTCGCAGCGACACCGTGCGCCGCGTGCACGTGATCGGCGCCGGCGTGATGGGCGGCGACATCGCTGCGTGGTGCGCCCTCCGCGGGCTGCACGTCACCGTGCAGGACCGGGCGATGGAATTCGTGGAGCCGGCGCTGAAGCGGGCTCGGACGCTGTTCGAGAAGCGCTTGAAGGCGCCGGGCGCCGCGCAAGCCGCGTTCGAGCGCCTCGAGCCGGACCTCGAAGGCCGCGGCGCGGCGGCGGCGGACGTCGTGATCGAGGCCATCGTCGAGGACGTCGAGGCGAAGAAGGCGCTGTGGCGCGATCTCGGGCCGAGGCTGCGCCCGGAAGCGGTTATCGCCACGAACACGTCGAGCATTCGGCTCGAGGAGATGGCCGGCGCGCTCGAGCGGCCGGAGCGGTTCGTCGGCTTGCATTTCTTCAACCCGGTCGCGAGCCTGCCGCTCGTCGAGGTCATCCGCGGCGAGAGCACCGGCGAGGACGCGATGCGGGAGGCGCTCGCGTTCGTCGTCCAGATCGGCAAGCTGCCCCTCCCCTGCCGTAGCTCGCCGGGTTTCGTCGTGAATCGAGTGCTGATGCCTTACATGCTGGAAGCGCTCGAGGCGCACGCGGACGGCTACGCGCTCGAGACGATCGACGCCGCGGCGAAGGCGTTCGGCATGCCGATGGGCCCGGTCGAGCTCGCCGACAAGGTCGGTCTCGACGTCGCGCTCCACGTCGCGAGAATCCTGGCCGAGCCGCTCGGCCGATCGGTGCCGAAGGCGCTCGCGAGCAAGGTCGAAGCCGGCGAGCTCGGCGTGAAACGCGGCGCCGGCTTCTACCGGTACGACGGCGAGCGGGCGATCAAGCAGCGCACCTTCCCGCCTCCCGACGGCGACCTCGAGGATCGATTGATGTTGCCGCTGATCAACGAAGCCGTCGCCTGCTACGCAGAGCGTGTCACCGACGATCCCGACCTGCTCGATGCCGGCGTGGTCTTCGGCACCGGTTTCGCGCCGTTCACCGGAGGCCCGCTGCGCTATGCCCGCGAGCGCGGTCCGCACGAGATCGTCGCGCGGCTCGAGCAGTTGGCCGAGCGCCACGGCCCTCGATTCGTCCCGCACGGCGGCTGGCGGCGCTTTGAAGCGTGA
- a CDS encoding endonuclease/exonuclease/phosphatase family protein has product MRLLLYNIRYGLGLGKALHWPLPGVGYLLGNLGNLQRITDFIKAQNPDIVALVEVDTGSIRTRRINQAEAIGKALGHYSVYQCKYGAASLNQHLPIVRKQGNAFLAAPHVHGERFHYFDKGIKRLIIELELEDCSIFLVHLSLKYRHRHAQLRSLHDLILQSKKPVLVAGDFNTFWGEHEIYLFMKATGLQSANSRGLPSYPSRSPRKELDFVLYGEGISVTSFSIPNVNYSDHLPLVCDFEVAGKSRVAA; this is encoded by the coding sequence ATGCGCCTTCTGCTGTACAACATTCGGTACGGGCTCGGTTTGGGAAAGGCCCTTCATTGGCCGTTGCCGGGCGTCGGTTATCTGCTCGGCAACCTCGGCAACCTCCAGCGAATCACGGACTTCATCAAGGCCCAGAACCCGGACATCGTCGCGCTCGTCGAGGTCGACACGGGCTCGATCCGCACCCGCCGCATCAACCAGGCCGAAGCCATCGGCAAGGCCCTCGGCCACTACTCCGTTTACCAATGCAAATACGGCGCCGCGTCGCTCAACCAGCACCTGCCGATCGTTCGCAAGCAGGGCAACGCGTTTCTCGCAGCGCCGCACGTGCACGGCGAGCGCTTTCACTATTTCGACAAAGGCATCAAGCGGCTGATCATCGAGCTCGAGCTCGAGGATTGCTCCATCTTCCTCGTGCATCTGTCGCTGAAGTATCGGCATCGTCACGCGCAGCTGCGCTCGTTGCACGATCTGATCCTTCAGTCGAAGAAGCCGGTGCTCGTCGCAGGCGACTTCAACACCTTTTGGGGCGAGCACGAGATCTATCTCTTCATGAAGGCCACCGGGCTGCAAAGCGCGAATTCGCGCGGCCTGCCTTCTTATCCGAGCCGCTCCCCGCGCAAGGAGCTCGACTTCGTCCTCTACGGCGAAGGCATCAGCGTCACGAGCTTCTCGATCCCGAACGTCAACTACTCGGATCACCTGCCGCTCGTGTGCGATTTCGAGGTCGCCGGCAAGTCCCGTGTCGCGGCCTGA
- a CDS encoding TIR domain-containing protein translates to MFVTHAFGQHDDYHRVFEYLEAASNFFYVNCSAPDRVPAAGGKEALKEELRNQIKNAEAVLVLSGLYLENRDWITYQMDAAQAMDLPLIALEPFGGLGKVPEEVAKRAAEVVGWNERSIVDAVRRQARHEETTRWDVIEFQMPD, encoded by the coding sequence GTGTTCGTCACCCACGCCTTCGGGCAGCACGACGACTACCACCGCGTCTTCGAGTATCTGGAAGCCGCCTCCAACTTTTTCTACGTCAATTGCAGCGCCCCGGATCGCGTGCCGGCAGCCGGAGGCAAGGAGGCGCTGAAGGAGGAGCTGCGCAACCAGATCAAGAACGCCGAAGCGGTGCTCGTGCTGAGCGGGTTGTACTTGGAGAACCGCGACTGGATCACGTATCAAATGGACGCCGCGCAAGCCATGGACCTGCCGCTGATCGCGCTCGAGCCGTTCGGCGGGCTCGGCAAGGTACCCGAGGAGGTGGCGAAGCGCGCCGCCGAGGTCGTCGGGTGGAACGAGCGCTCCATCGTCGACGCCGTCCGCCGCCAGGCCCGGCACGAGGAGACCACCCGCTGGGACGTCATCGAGTTCCAGATGCCGGACTGA
- the glpQ gene encoding glycerophosphodiester phosphodiesterase — protein sequence MTRAPAVIAHRGASGYLPEHTREAKVLAYGQGADFVEQDVVATRDGHLVVLHDLFLDQVTDVAARFPGRARDDGRHYVIDFDLDEIKALRVRERRRPDGPQPLFPERFRDDAVAFRVATLDEELRLVQELNRETGRNVGICPEIKHPDFHRRHGIDLARRLLETLAAFGYRSAEDRVFVQCFDASELKRCREALGTRLRLAQLVEDDRPFPDPGALAEIASYAEILGPHFAQLVDVRRAGEGVAVVETADTALAAATAGLELYPYTFRRDQVPAFFPTFEALLAFFFEEVAVSGVFCDHPDIAVRVRDGLARRTSGERGEARR from the coding sequence ATGACCCGCGCTCCGGCGGTCATCGCGCATCGCGGCGCGAGCGGCTATCTCCCCGAGCACACGCGCGAAGCGAAAGTGCTCGCTTACGGTCAAGGCGCCGACTTCGTCGAGCAGGACGTCGTCGCCACGCGCGACGGTCATCTGGTCGTGCTGCACGACCTCTTTCTCGACCAGGTCACGGACGTGGCCGCGCGCTTCCCCGGCCGCGCTCGCGACGACGGCCGGCACTACGTGATCGACTTCGATCTGGACGAGATCAAGGCCCTGCGCGTGCGCGAGCGCCGCCGGCCGGACGGGCCGCAACCGTTGTTCCCCGAGCGGTTCCGGGACGACGCCGTCGCTTTTCGGGTCGCGACGCTCGACGAGGAGCTGCGGCTCGTGCAGGAGCTGAACCGTGAGACCGGGCGGAACGTCGGGATCTGCCCGGAGATCAAGCACCCCGATTTCCATCGCCGGCACGGCATCGACCTGGCGCGTCGGCTGCTCGAGACGCTCGCCGCGTTCGGCTATCGTTCCGCCGAGGACCGGGTCTTCGTCCAGTGCTTCGATGCCTCCGAGCTCAAGAGGTGCCGGGAAGCGCTCGGCACGCGCTTGCGGCTTGCGCAGCTGGTCGAGGACGACCGGCCGTTTCCGGACCCGGGCGCGCTCGCCGAGATCGCCTCGTACGCGGAGATCCTGGGCCCGCATTTCGCGCAGCTGGTCGACGTCCGGCGAGCGGGCGAGGGCGTCGCCGTCGTCGAGACCGCGGACACGGCCCTCGCCGCGGCCACCGCCGGGCTCGAGCTCTACCCGTATACGTTTCGCCGTGATCAGGTGCCGGCATTTTTTCCGACGTTCGAGGCGCTCTTGGCGTTTTTCTTCGAGGAAGTCGCCGTGAGCGGGGTCTTCTGCGACCATCCCGACATCGCGGTTCGGGTGCGCGACGGTCTCGCGCGGCGCACGAGCGGAGAAAGGGGCGAAGCGAGGCGCTGA
- a CDS encoding M48 family metallopeptidase: MRQVTIRSGAAALAAGLLGGVLLASTAQAGLFVSEKEIEREARVQWLMMKKHLPPAPDARVQAYVECITNDIIDVLDPSFGDLPWEIRVFDDETMNAFAMPGGKVGVFTGILRVADTPDALAAVIGHEIAHLTSDHVMERAKRQSRGDALAILGGAVAGTDIARTATALLWNLPYSRKQESEADVVGLEYMAKAGFDPRATIYLWKNMSAANENKPPEFLSTHPGDDRRLDDLIKNLTPALVQYNAAREAGKRPACQL, from the coding sequence ATGCGCCAAGTCACGATCCGGAGCGGTGCCGCCGCCCTAGCCGCCGGTCTGCTCGGCGGCGTTTTGCTGGCTAGCACGGCCCAAGCCGGCCTGTTCGTCTCCGAGAAGGAAATCGAGCGCGAAGCGCGCGTGCAATGGCTGATGATGAAGAAGCACTTGCCGCCTGCGCCGGACGCCAGGGTGCAAGCCTACGTCGAGTGCATCACGAACGACATCATCGACGTGCTGGACCCGTCGTTCGGAGATCTCCCATGGGAGATCCGCGTGTTCGACGACGAGACCATGAATGCCTTCGCGATGCCGGGCGGTAAGGTCGGCGTGTTCACCGGCATCTTGAGAGTCGCCGACACGCCGGACGCGCTCGCGGCCGTCATCGGGCACGAGATCGCGCATCTCACGTCCGATCACGTGATGGAGCGCGCCAAGCGGCAGTCACGGGGCGACGCGCTTGCGATTCTCGGCGGCGCCGTCGCAGGCACCGACATCGCGCGCACGGCCACTGCGTTGCTGTGGAATCTGCCGTACAGCCGCAAGCAGGAGAGCGAGGCGGACGTCGTCGGTCTCGAATACATGGCGAAGGCCGGATTCGATCCGCGCGCGACGATCTACTTGTGGAAGAACATGTCGGCCGCCAACGAGAATAAGCCGCCGGAGTTCCTGTCGACGCACCCGGGCGATGACCGGCGCCTCGACGATCTGATCAAGAACTTGACGCCCGCGCTCGTCCAGTACAACGCCGCTCGCGAGGCGGGCAAGCGACCGGCCTGCCAGCTCTAA
- a CDS encoding metalloregulator ArsR/SmtB family transcription factor yields MKTRDAIEALAALAHEHRLAVFRLLVERGPEGLPAGEIAERIGLLPSSLTFHLQHLTRAGLLTQRRMGRQLIYAADFDAMNALVGYLTENCCSGAGGCTPATAPKKPSGSRKATQVA; encoded by the coding sequence ATGAAAACCCGCGACGCCATCGAAGCTCTGGCCGCTCTCGCGCACGAGCACCGCCTCGCCGTCTTTCGCCTCCTCGTCGAGAGGGGCCCGGAGGGACTCCCGGCCGGCGAGATCGCCGAGCGCATCGGCCTCCTTCCGTCCTCGCTCACTTTCCATTTGCAGCATCTGACGCGCGCGGGCCTGCTCACTCAGCGGCGCATGGGTCGGCAGCTCATCTACGCCGCCGACTTCGACGCGATGAATGCACTGGTCGGCTATCTGACCGAGAACTGCTGCAGCGGAGCCGGCGGCTGCACGCCCGCAACCGCGCCTAAGAAGCCGTCCGGCAGTCGCAAGGCCACCCAGGTCGCCTGA
- the arsH gene encoding arsenical resistance protein ArsH: protein MPDPDTLPNLDSDHVDAPDVGRFALPHPSMHPPRILLLYGSLRERSYSRLLTEEAARLLRRFGAEPCIFDPRELPLPDATAANHPKVQELRALSEWSEGQVWCSPERHGNITGVFKSQIDWLPLNTGSIRPTQGRTLAVMQVCGGSQSFNAVNALRVLGRWMRMITIPNQSSVPKAFQEFDEAGRMKPSPYYDRVVDVMEELVKFTLLTRDHASYLNDRYSERRADAEAAQKIERMVDAASNTR, encoded by the coding sequence ATGCCGGATCCCGACACTCTGCCGAACCTCGACTCCGACCACGTGGACGCACCGGATGTCGGGCGCTTTGCCCTCCCACACCCTTCGATGCATCCACCGCGCATCCTGCTGCTGTACGGCTCGCTGCGCGAGCGCTCCTACAGCCGCCTTCTGACCGAAGAAGCGGCGCGCCTGCTGCGTCGCTTCGGCGCCGAGCCGTGCATCTTCGATCCGCGGGAGTTGCCGCTGCCGGATGCCACGGCCGCGAATCATCCGAAGGTGCAGGAGCTACGCGCCCTGTCCGAGTGGTCGGAAGGCCAAGTGTGGTGCAGCCCGGAGCGCCACGGCAATATCACCGGCGTGTTCAAGAGTCAGATCGACTGGCTGCCGCTGAACACCGGCAGCATCCGCCCAACCCAGGGACGCACGCTCGCAGTGATGCAGGTCTGTGGCGGCTCGCAGTCCTTCAACGCAGTGAACGCGCTGCGGGTCCTCGGGCGCTGGATGCGCATGATCACCATCCCGAACCAGTCCTCGGTGCCCAAAGCGTTTCAGGAGTTCGATGAAGCTGGACGCATGAAGCCGTCGCCCTACTACGATCGCGTGGTCGATGTAATGGAAGAGCTGGTGAAGTTCACGCTCCTCACACGCGATCACGCCTCATATCTAAATGATCGCTATAGTGAGCGACGAGCGGACGCCGAAGCCGCTCAGAAGATCGAGCGCATGGTTGATGCCGCGTCGAACACCCGTTGA
- a CDS encoding NAD(P)/FAD-dependent oxidoreductase: MLTIKSPRTATRAVDVLIVGAGQAGLAAARAVTERGVACVVHERHPRIGDSWRRRFDSLVLFTPRRISTLPGLDHEGDPRGYPGKDEMGDYLERYAKRFSLPVVAGNGVARLTREQEHFRAELDDGSVISSRAVVVAIGTFQRPRVPGFASRLAPHVLQLDAASYRNPAQIRGRRVLIVGDGATGRQIALELAPHYSVILATGRRRNFGFQRLFGTDTTELALRTGLLTADKASVAGRLVRALDLTPGLNLQLRALRRAGIEVMRRCVDAEGQRVTLADGSQRDVDAVIYAAGYVDDTTWVDIPGATEGGRLLEHRGISPVPGLYYVGRDWQTSRASGLVCGVAYDAEAIGARLSEGATFS, from the coding sequence ATGCTGACCATCAAGTCGCCTCGAACCGCGACTCGAGCGGTAGACGTGCTGATCGTGGGCGCCGGCCAGGCCGGGCTCGCCGCGGCCCGGGCGGTGACTGAGCGCGGCGTAGCCTGCGTCGTGCACGAGCGCCACCCCAGAATCGGCGATTCGTGGCGCAGGCGGTTCGATTCCCTCGTGCTCTTCACGCCCCGTCGTATCAGCACCCTGCCCGGTCTCGACCATGAAGGCGATCCGCGCGGCTATCCCGGCAAGGACGAGATGGGCGACTACCTCGAGCGCTACGCCAAGCGCTTCTCTCTGCCCGTCGTCGCCGGCAACGGCGTTGCGCGTCTTACGAGGGAGCAGGAGCATTTCCGGGCAGAGCTGGACGACGGTAGCGTCATTTCCAGCCGAGCCGTCGTCGTCGCCATCGGGACCTTCCAGCGCCCGCGCGTTCCCGGCTTCGCTTCTCGACTTGCACCGCACGTGCTGCAACTCGATGCCGCCTCGTATCGCAACCCTGCGCAGATCCGCGGACGTCGCGTGTTGATCGTCGGCGATGGCGCAACGGGCCGGCAGATTGCGCTCGAGCTCGCGCCTCACTACAGCGTCATCCTCGCTACCGGACGTCGGCGCAACTTCGGCTTTCAACGCTTGTTCGGCACTGATACGACGGAGCTCGCGCTGCGCACGGGCCTACTCACCGCGGACAAAGCCAGCGTCGCCGGTCGTCTCGTGCGTGCGCTCGACTTGACACCCGGGCTGAATCTCCAGCTCCGGGCGCTGCGTAGAGCGGGCATCGAGGTGATGCGCCGTTGCGTCGACGCGGAGGGGCAGCGGGTGACCCTCGCGGATGGTAGCCAGCGTGACGTCGATGCCGTGATTTACGCGGCGGGTTACGTTGACGACACGACATGGGTAGACATTCCGGGTGCGACCGAAGGGGGGCGGTTGCTGGAGCACCGCGGAATCTCGCCGGTACCCGGGCTCTACTACGTGGGACGCGATTGGCAAACGTCTCGTGCTTCCGGGCTCGTCTGTGGAGTCGCATACGATGCAGAGGCAATTGGCGCTCGTCTGAGCGAAGGAGCGACGTTCTCCTAG
- a CDS encoding DoxX family protein, translating into MSRAWDGDWWRSPGESRWAILIRIMLAGVFIPEGIQKLIFPEILGSGRFSGIGIPWPEFTGPLVGWVELVCGLLLLVGFLSRYAAVPIIVIMIVAIVSTKIPILLGSDWLIFNVRELSRYGFWSMAHETRTDWAMLLGAMYVLLAGGGRWSVDARRHSSGRPVSPRMAP; encoded by the coding sequence ATGAGCAGAGCATGGGACGGTGACTGGTGGCGTTCTCCGGGTGAAAGCCGATGGGCAATTCTCATCCGGATCATGCTGGCTGGCGTGTTCATCCCGGAAGGGATACAGAAGCTGATCTTTCCCGAGATCCTTGGCAGCGGGCGTTTTTCGGGCATCGGCATCCCGTGGCCCGAATTCACGGGGCCCCTCGTCGGCTGGGTGGAGCTCGTCTGCGGGCTGCTGCTGCTCGTCGGTTTCCTGAGCCGCTACGCCGCCGTGCCGATCATCGTCATCATGATCGTTGCCATCGTCTCGACCAAAATCCCGATTCTGCTCGGTTCGGACTGGCTGATCTTCAACGTGCGTGAGCTCAGTCGTTACGGCTTCTGGAGCATGGCGCATGAAACGCGCACCGATTGGGCGATGCTTTTGGGCGCGATGTACGTGCTCCTCGCAGGTGGCGGTCGATGGTCTGTGGATGCGCGGCGGCATAGCAGTGGCCGACCCGTTTCGCCAAGGATGGCACCGTAG
- a CDS encoding dihydrofolate reductase family protein, producing the protein MSKLRVNAFSVSADGFGAGPDQGRDHPLGRGGEQLHGWFIPTLTFQQNVQRRESGTTDIDNDFAARSFENLGAWIMGRNMFGPVRGPWPDFEWKGWWGANPPYHVPVFVLTHHPRPPLEMEGGTVFHFVTEGIEATLERARAAANGKDVRIGGGAATIRQYLQARLIDEMHLAISPILLGRGEPLFEGLDLPSLGYEVKEHVSTGAAMHLVVRR; encoded by the coding sequence ATGTCCAAACTTCGCGTAAACGCCTTCAGCGTGTCGGCCGACGGGTTCGGTGCCGGACCGGATCAGGGCCGCGACCACCCACTGGGCCGCGGCGGTGAACAGTTGCACGGCTGGTTCATTCCGACCCTCACTTTCCAGCAAAACGTACAACGGCGCGAGAGCGGAACGACGGATATCGACAACGACTTCGCGGCACGCTCGTTCGAGAATCTTGGCGCCTGGATTATGGGCCGCAACATGTTCGGGCCGGTACGCGGACCTTGGCCGGACTTCGAGTGGAAGGGCTGGTGGGGAGCCAATCCGCCGTACCACGTGCCGGTCTTCGTTCTCACACACCATCCACGTCCGCCTCTGGAGATGGAGGGCGGCACCGTCTTCCATTTCGTCACCGAAGGAATCGAGGCTACGCTCGAGCGGGCACGGGCTGCGGCCAACGGCAAGGACGTGCGGATCGGCGGCGGTGCCGCCACCATTCGCCAGTATCTCCAGGCGCGACTCATCGACGAGATGCACCTGGCGATATCGCCGATTCTGCTCGGACGCGGCGAGCCCTTGTTCGAAGGTCTCGACCTTCCATCGCTCGGCTACGAAGTGAAGGAGCACGTCTCCACCGGGGCGGCGATGCACCTGGTCGTGCGCCGGTAG